From the Heliangelus exortis chromosome 14, bHelExo1.hap1, whole genome shotgun sequence genome, one window contains:
- the TMLHE gene encoding trimethyllysine dioxygenase, mitochondrial gives MWGRSLAWLFQVPSRPRCPGLPWGRRILLAAPRWHHSAPEPLKCAWQLHGDHLELRYAETLMRLDFVWLRDHCRSASCYNTKTHQRSLDTASVDLDIRPKAVRVDEATLFLTWPDGHVTRYGLEWLVRNSYEGQKQQVMHPRILWNAEIYHQARVPSVDCQSFLETDEGLKEFLQNFLLYGIAFVENVAPTKEDTEILAKRISLIRETIYGRMWYFTSDFSRGDTAYTKLALDRHTDTTYFQEPCGIQVFHCLKHEGTGGRTLLVDGFYAAAQVLQQAPEQFELLSKVPLKHEYVENVGDCHNHMIGVGPVLNVYPWNNELYLIRYNNYDRAVINTVPYDVVHRWYAAHRTLTTELRRPENELWVKLKPGKALFVDNWRVLHGREAFTGYRQLCGCYLTRDDVLNTARLLGLQA, from the exons ATGTGGGGCAGGAGCCTGGCCTGGCTGTTCCAGGTCCCATCCAGACCCAggtgcccagggctgccctggggcaggaggatcctgctggctgctcctcGCTGGCACCACTCTGCCCCAGAGCCCCTCAAGTGTGCCTGGCAGCTACACGGGGACCATCTag AGCTGCGCTACGCGGAGACGCTGATGCGTTTGGACTTCGTGTGGCTGCGGGACCACTGCCGCTCCGCCTCCTGCTACAACACCAAAACTCACCAGCGCAGCCTCGACACCGCCTCTGTCGACCTGGACATCAGGCCCAAAGCTGTGCGGGTGGACGAGGCCACCCTCTTCCTCACCT GGCCGGACGGGCACGTAACGCGCTACGGGCTGGAGTGGCTGGTGAGGAACAGCTACGaggggcagaagcagcaggtgaTGCACCCCAGGATCCTCTGGAATGCTGAGATCTACCACCAGGCCCGGGTCCCCTCCGTCGACTGCCAGAGCTTCCTGGAGACAGACGAGGGGCTGAAGGAATTCCTGCAGAACTTCCTGCTCTACGGCATCGCCTTCGTCGAGAATGTGGCGCCCACCAAGGAGGACACGGAGATCCTGGCTAAAAGGATCAGCTTGATCAG ggAGACCATCTATGGCAGGATGTGGTACTTCACCTCTGACTTCTCCCGGGGGGACACTGCCTACACCAAGCTGGCCCTGGACCGCCACACCGACACCACCTACTTCCAGGAGCCCTGTGG CATCCAAGTGTTCCACTGCCTGAAGCACGAGGGCACAGGTGGGAGGACACTGCTGGTGGATGGTTTCTATGCAGCAGCCCAGGTTCTCCAGCAAGCCCCAGAGCAGTTTGAGCTGCTCAGCAAGGTGCCCTTGAAGCACGAGTACGTGGAGAATGTGGGAGACTGTCACAACCACATGATTGGGGTGGGGCCTGTCCTCAATGTCTACCCCTGGAACAACGAGCTTTATCTCATCAG GTACAACAACTACGACCGTGCTGTCATCAACACCGTGCCTTACGACGTGGTGCACCGCTGGTACGCTGCCCACCGCACCCTCACCACGGAGCTCAGGAGGCCAGAGAATGAGCTGTGGGTCAAGCTGAAGCCAGGCAAG gcCCTGTTTGTGGATAACTGGCGGGTGCTGCACGGGAGGGAGGCGTTCACAGGGTACCGGCAGCTCTGCGGCTGCTACCTGACCAGGGACGATGTGCTCAACACTGCCcgcctgctggggctgcaggcttag
- the LOC139802523 gene encoding contactin-5-like, with translation MLLCRPWELLGSGWVLLAGLLLPLQMFAGVVGALESKATAVGSRVLLPGLGNVTHIDSTCWEFLNGSRSQPILQHSRGSPSPTIQEPYKGRALFHPTNGSLLLEDVQESDSGVYKVTINVKESLEILLEVLKPVSRPQLWTSALVAQAAGQVLCRVAEGKVDTISWKKDGHPVPPGRASHLSHSLSILYLRAVQRSDCGSYSCNASNRVSWQETSLNVTIAGLSPRLQDALRVAVVAVVIAAISVWGLVFPVCQSAKLRIRGELWRWLSAYTCGLVSLSSGLAGAAGLLWMQEEGPSVAIILPEIALTYAIVINLLVTVAVTFRPAVFTQLKSKTAQSTMGYAAPAGVVLVVLTSSFLIKSIHQRHEEGCRGLVAVTTLTVSTAAVAALPLLTIFLCYHSRQRRLGECDTTWADRALEMSQPSSRDAADPQ, from the exons atgctgctgtgccggccctgggagctgctggggagcgGCTGGGTGCTCCTGGCAG ggctgctgctgcctctgcagatGTTTGCAGGAGTGGTGGGAGCCCTGGAGAGCAAAGCCACGGCCGTGGGCTCCCGGGTGCTGCTGCCCGGGCTGGGCAATGTCACACACATCGACTCCACCTGCTGGGAATTCCTCAACGGGTCCAGGTCCCAGCCCATCCTGCAGCACTCCAGGGGCTCACCCAGCCCCACCATCCAGGAACCCTACAAGGGAAGAGCCCTTTTCCATCCCACCAACGGGTCTCTCCTGCTGGAGGATGTCCAGGAAAGTGACAGTGGCGTCTACAAAGTGACCATCAACGTCAAGGAGAGCCTGGAGATCTTGCTGGAAGTCCTCA AGCCTGTGTCTCGCCCTCAGCTCTGGACCAGTGCCCTGGTGGCCCAGGCTGCTGGTCAGGTGCTCTGCAGGGTGGCAGAAGGCAAAGTGGACACCATCTCCTGGAAGAAAGATGGGCACCCCGTGCCCCCGGGCAGAGCCTCCCACCTCTCCCACAGCCTCAGCATCCTCTACCTGAGGGCAGTGCAGAGGTCAGACTGTGGCTCCTACTCCTGCAACGCCAGCAACAGGGTCAGCTGGCAGGAGACCTCCCTGAATGTCACCATTGCAG GTCTCTCCCCCCGCCTGCAGGATGCTCTGAGGGTGGCAGTGGTCGCCGTGGTCATCGCTGCCATCTCGGTGTGGGGCTTGGTTTTTCCTGTCTGCCAGTCTGCAAAGCTGAGGATCA GGGGGGAGCTGTGGCGGTGGCTCAGTGCCTACACCTGTGGGCTGGTGTCCCTCTCCTCGGGGCtggcgggggctgcggggctgctCTGGATGCAGGAGGAAG GCCCTTCTGTTGCCATCATCCTGCCCGAGATTGCCCTCACCTATGCCATCGTGATCAACCTCCTGGTCACCGTGGCTGTCACCTTCCGCCCCGCCGTGTTCACccaactgaaaagcaaaactg CCCAGAGCACCATGGGCTATGCAGCCCCAGCCGGGGTGGTTCTGGTGGTGCTGACATCCAGCTTCCTCATCAAGAGCATCCACCAGCGCCACG AAGAAGGGTGCAGGGGGCTGGTGGctgtcaccaccctcacagtcaGCACAGCAGCCGTGGCAGCTCTCCCTCTCCTCACCATCTTCCTCTGCT ATcacagcaggcagaggaggctgGGGGAGTGTGACACCACCTGGGCTGACAG GGCCCTGGAAAtgtcccagcccagcagcagggatgcagctgACCCCCAGTAG
- the SPRY3 gene encoding protein sprouty homolog 3: protein MQLSSSVAELSCDETMDPPAEDFQQVLSIDQIRSIRASNNYVERPAACCQQARSNPSLAQPPHKQDRSQDRSSAFQDLHRSHSQQHQVPPLQQQQQPMSHSSTASSVSQGTTASDQRLLGTLTPSHSGHSLIRTQPRPGELKGEEESPLKGADGEKPTAATGTAGTAGTASLHHAGHLLLVCEECGRCKCPRCTAARSLPSCWLCNQRCLCSPESLLDYGTCLCCVKGLFYHCSTDDEDTCADDPCSCGPGSCCARWAAMSLLSLLMPCLCCYFPTLGCLKLCQRGYDGFKRPGCRCQSHTNTVCRKISSSSSTPFPKTLDKPV, encoded by the coding sequence ATGCAGCTCTCCTCCAGCGTGGCTGAGCTCAGTTGCGACGAGACGATGGACCCCCCGGCCGAGGACTTCCAGCAGGTCCTGTCCATCGACCAAATCCGCTCCATCCGCGCCAGCAACAACTACGTGGAGcgccctgctgcctgctgccagcaagCCCGCTccaacccctccctggctcAGCCGCCCCACAAGCAGGACCGCTCCCAGGACCGCTCCTCCGCCTTCCAGGACCTGCACCGCAgccacagccagcagcaccaggtgccacccctgcagcagcagcagcagcccatgAGCCACTCCAGCACCGCCAGCTCCGTCTCCCAGGGCACCACCGCCTCCGACCAGCGGCTCCTCGGCACCCTCACCCCATCCCACTCCGGGCACTCCCTCATCCGGACGCAGCCCCGGCCCGGCGAGctgaaaggggaggaggaatcccctCTGAAAGGGGCGGACGGGGAGAAGCCCACCGCCGCCACCGGTACCGCCGGAACCGCCGGTACCGCCAGCCTGCACCACGCCGGTCACCTCCTGCTGGTGTGCGAGGAGTGCGGGCGCTGCAAGTGTCCCCGCTGCACGGCCGCCCGCAGCCTCCCctcctgctggctctgcaaCCAGCGCTGCCTCTGCTCCCCCGAGAGCCTCCTGGACTACGGGACGTGTCTCTGCTGCGTCAAGGGCCTCTTCTACCACTGCTCCACCGACGACGAAGACACCTGCGCCGACGACCCCTGCTCCTGCGGGCCGGGCTCCTGCTGTGCCCGCTGGGCTGCCATGagcctcctctccctcctcatgccctgcctctgctgctACTTCCCCACGCTGGGCTGCCTCAAACTTTGCCAGCGGGGCTACGACGGCTTCAAACGGCCCGGCTGCCGCTGCCAGAGCCACACCAACACGGTCTGCAGGaagatctcctcctcctccagcaccccctTCCCCAAGACGCTGGATAAGCCGGTATGA